The genomic segment AGGACCCGCCAGTCGCCGGCCAGGCGGTGGGAGACCAGGGCGAGGATGAGGAAGCTCGGGACGATCAGCAGGAAGTGGATGACGGCGAGCGTCGCCTTCTCGGTCCGGCCGCCGAAGTACGCGGCGCTGGAACCGATGACCGCAGCGACCACGACGGTCAGCACCGACACGCTCACCGCGATGACCAGGGAGCGCCGCAGGCCGTGCACGGCGGACGCGTAGACGTCGTTGCCGCCCTGGTTGGTACCGAACCAGTGGGCGGTGCCCGGAGGCTGGGTGAGCGCCGCGAAGTCCGCGTCGGAGTACGCGTACGGGGTGAACAGGCCGCCGAAGGCACTGAAGAGCACCAGGGCCGCGAAGATCACCACGCCGAGGACGGCGAGCCGGTTGCGCAGGAACCGCCGCAGATGGAGCCGGGCGAGGCCGAGGTGCCGGCCGTCCTTCGCGGGGGGCGCCGCCTGCGAAGGCGGTGCGGTGGTGCCCGTCGTCAGGTCTGCCGCCACGTCAGCTCACCCGCACTCTCGGATCGAGGAAGACGGTCGCGATGTCCGCGAGGATCGCTCCGATCGCGGTCAGCGCCGCGGCGAAGGCGGCCGTGGCGACCGCGCCGTGCACGTCGTTCTTGCCGATGGTCTGGACGAAGTAGCGGCCCATGCCGTTCCAGCCGAAGATCGTCTCGGTGATGACCGCGCCGGTGAAGAGGGCCGGGACACTGAACGCCACGGAGGTGGCCGTGGGGATGAGGGCGGCCCGCAGCGCGTGCCGTCGGACGGCCTGGGCCCTGGTGAGACCGGTGGCCCGGGCGGTCCGCACGAAGTCGGCGTCGATGGTGTCGAGCAGCAGCGAGCGCTGCGTCAGGTGGTAGCCGACGTAACCCATCAAGGTCAGCGTGAGCGTCGGCAGGACGAGATGGAGGAGGCGGTCGCCGATCGTCGGCAACACCCCCTCGACGTCGGGGGAGTTCTCCCCGGCCACCGGGAGGAAGTGCACGCCCGCGTGCTGGTTGAACCAGATGGCGACGAAGACCACCGCGAGCGCGGCGACCGACGTGGGCACGTTGAACACCGCGATGGACACGGCCTGCGAGAACCGGTCCGCCCAGCCGTACTGCCGGGAGGCGGTGTACACCCCCAGCCCCACCCCGACCACTACGGACAGCACTGTCGCGATGAGCACCAACTCGGCGCTGACCAGGGACCGGTAACCGATCTCCCCGTTGACCCGGACGCCGGTGGGGGACTTCCCCCAGTCGAAGTGGACCACCACCGAGGTGAGCCAGTCCCACCACCGGTGCACCACCGGCACCCGCGGATCCAGGTTGTACGGCGCGAGGGCGCGGTCGATCTGCTCCTCGCTGCGCGCGGGGCGCAGCTCCTTGAAGTTCGACCGGGGGTCGAGGAACCAACTGGCGAGGAAGTAGGTCGCGTTGGTCGCCACGGCGATCATCAGCAACCAGCCCGCGACCTTCCGCGTCACATGGCGGAGCATGCGCACCGCCTCCGTGTCCCGTGGGGCGGGAGCGGGGCGAGTGCGCCGGGGGAGAGGGGAGTGGGCATGGGCGTGGGGGCCTTCTCGGGGGGCGTGGGGGCGGTGCGCCGAGGTGCGGGCGTCAGTCTGGTCCGGGTTTCCCGGGAGCGCCAGTGTTTCGGTGGTCCTGCCACGAACCCGAAACGCCACCGTAGTAATCACACCGGAACTCCGGGCGATGTGGGCGGACTTGGGTGGAACTGCGCCCACCGTCCCGGCGCCCGTACCGGCTCCGGTGATGCGTACGAACGAACCGGGCGCGTCACGGTCCGTAAATTCGTGGCGAGGAATCGGTGGGCGCGCGGCAGAATCCCTCCATGACCGAGAAGCGCCCCCTCGTCCTGGCCTGCACCCTGCTCGACAGCCTCGACCCGCTTCCGTACCCCGCCCGCATGCGGGAACTCGCGCACCGCGCCCGGAAGTTGGCCGACGCCGGTGTGCTGCGTCCGGTGCTGGAGGAGCTGGAGGACGGCGAACCGTACGAACGCGGCGTGGCCGTTCTCGCGGCGGCGGCCGGCGGCGACCGGGAGTGGGTGGCCCGGCACATCGCCGACGAGGACCCGTTCGTCCGCGGCCAGGCGCTGCGGGTGGCGGACGGGCTCGGCGTGCCCGACTCCGTGTTCGAGGAGGCCATGGCCGACGCGTCGGCCGCCGTACGGCTCCGGCTGATCCGGGCGGTCGTCGCTAGCCGACGCACGGCCCTCGCCGACCGGCTGATCGTCTCACTGCGCCGCACCTGGGGCGATGCCGAGGCGGCCCGGATGCTGCCCGGCTGCTCCCCGGGGACCGTGGCCGCGCTGCTGCCCGAACTCTTCCACGCCGCCGCCTGCTGGTCCTCGCTCGGGCGCCGCCACCCCGGTGCCTACCTCGACCAGGCGGCCCGCGAACTCGCCGCGCTGCCGGAGGACCGGCGCGACCTCCGCTGGTGGTCGTCCGGGTGCGCGCTGGGCGTCGCGACGGCGGCCGACCGGCTGCCGCACCGCGTCCTCGACCTGCTGGAGGCCTACCCGCCCGCCCAGCTCCCCTTCGTCCTCCGCCGCCACCTGGGTGCGCTCGTCGACGCCGACCCGGGACGCTTCGTACGCCTGTTCCTCGGCCCCGGCCGGACGGAGTTCCCGCGGCGGCACGGCGTCCTCAGCGGCGTCCTGCTGCGGCGCATGGCCCGGTCCGCGCCCGAAGAGGCGCTGGTCGCACTCGGCACGACGTTGCGTGACGACTCCGCCGCCCTCGCCCGGCTGATGCGCGCCCTGCCGCCCGGCCGCCGGGCCGCGTTCCACGCGTCCGTCACCGGCCGGGACGACACCGGGACCACCGGAACACCCGTCGACGCCGCCGTGCTCGGCGCCCTGCCGCGCAACCGGGTCGCCGCGACCGCCCGGCGCATGGCCGCCCGCGCCCGCGACCACGGCGAACCCTGGGACACCGTCCTGCTCGCCGAGTCGTACCTGCCGCCGCAGGAGGTTCGCGAACGCCTGCTCACCGCCACCCGGCGGCCGGCCGCCGAGGACCGCGCGACGGCCTGGGGCCTGCTGATCAGCAACGCGGGACGCTCCGGTGAACCCGCCACCGTCCACGCCGTACTCGACGACATGGGGCGGCTGCGCAACGAACAGGAACCCGTGCGCACTGCCGCGCTGGGCGCCCTCCTCGACACCCCGCCCGTCCTCTTCACGGCCGCCTCGGAGCCCCTGCTCGACCGGATCGCCACCGACGCCGTCGAGGCCCGGGACTCCTCCGCCGCCACCCGCTCCTTCCTCTCCTCCCTCGCGGTGGCCGTCCTGCGCGAGCACGCCGTCACCGGCCGCCGCGCCCTCGTCAGCTGGTCCCTGCGCACCCTGGTCCGGCTCTCCGGCACCACCGGCGCCGCCGACCTGGGACGGCTCGACCGCACCCTGCGCGGGGGCCAGGAACACCTGGTGTTCGAAGCGCTGCGTCCCTGGCTGGAGGCGGGGGCCGACAAGTCCGACTACGCGCTGGTGCTGGCACTCGCCCAGGCCGTCGGCCGCCGGGCCGAGGGCATGGACGAACTCCAGGAGCTGCTCCGCCAGGCCGTCCGCTACGGGAACACCGCCACCGCCCGCGAGGCGATCCCGCTGTGGCTGCGACCGGTACGGCAGCGCGACGCGCGCGTCGCGCA from the Streptomyces sp. NBC_01335 genome contains:
- a CDS encoding ABC transporter permease, whose translation is MAADLTTGTTAPPSQAAPPAKDGRHLGLARLHLRRFLRNRLAVLGVVIFAALVLFSAFGGLFTPYAYSDADFAALTQPPGTAHWFGTNQGGNDVYASAVHGLRRSLVIAVSVSVLTVVVAAVIGSSAAYFGGRTEKATLAVIHFLLIVPSFLILALVSHRLAGDWRVLIVVLTVFGWMSTARVIWSVSTSLRERDFVTAAEFMGVRPLRIILRHIIPNLGSLLIVNLTLGVVATVLSETALSFLGFGVQPPDVSLGTMLADGSGAITSAPWLFAFPAGLVVLLTVSMTFVGDGLRDALDPTSATGAAGGRR
- a CDS encoding ABC transporter permease is translated as MLRHVTRKVAGWLLMIAVATNATYFLASWFLDPRSNFKELRPARSEEQIDRALAPYNLDPRVPVVHRWWDWLTSVVVHFDWGKSPTGVRVNGEIGYRSLVSAELVLIATVLSVVVGVGLGVYTASRQYGWADRFSQAVSIAVFNVPTSVAALAVVFVAIWFNQHAGVHFLPVAGENSPDVEGVLPTIGDRLLHLVLPTLTLTLMGYVGYHLTQRSLLLDTIDADFVRTARATGLTRAQAVRRHALRAALIPTATSVAFSVPALFTGAVITETIFGWNGMGRYFVQTIGKNDVHGAVATAAFAAALTAIGAILADIATVFLDPRVRVS